A region from the Mucilaginibacter sp. CSA2-8R genome encodes:
- a CDS encoding mechanosensitive ion channel domain-containing protein: MRYSQQQVKLKHYRKCSLWLWVITLCSLIYTLPAHAQDSTQVKTDSAQTIPDTLLFRIQKAQAAITEINATNKRGFGIPAISDGLAAVKKDIAPVKRDLDAAGKLTDTKSLLSYNLILKDALTKLTDWRNTLTKYNNDLQRLANEVIKLSNDSVLMVNAADTTEKRLYNSQLVNIKQRLQNAGKGTTAKLDTVSHLLADVSAEYITVTDLQNSINDHLRQSGQSALSRESPYIWSAPSTGNGNSSVSELIQSSFEGQNKILSYFISSTWDNRLLLLLIGVAFYVWVYRNFKNARRAELQQSIGPLDFTYIKPYPVIATLIVMLNLTPLFEPDAPSMYIEITQFLLLVVITIHFWKTLPKSDLNYWLIIVALYIVIILTNMVVHDALWMRLWLIALNLGSLYIGYYFYKKLLRANITERLIKPILFIFWGLNLLSVALNIFGRISLAKVFSTTAIIGLTQIIALAIFVQVLTDALELQIKVGANSTGLFSRINLSTTRKSFKRILSVVAVILWLLVFLINLSIAGGVFALLHTLLNKTRTFGSVSFTLGNVLFFGVIIYVANMLQKHIGVLFGENNNLKFDDKIEHKGSKLVLVRLVIFIIGLLLAVTASGIGIDKLTVVVGALSVGIGLGMQNIVNNFVSGIILIFEKPFRIGDYIELADKKGKVQDIGIRSSKMLTPQGSEVIIPNGDLLSGRLVNWTLSNDYLKTELVFKVNIATDLQAIFKIIEEEVSKSDSVVRNLPPEILVNTILLDAVELKVLVWITDIYSEASFKSELYKKLLLKFAELQVKVM, from the coding sequence ATGCGCTATTCACAGCAACAAGTTAAGCTTAAACATTACCGCAAATGCTCACTATGGTTATGGGTAATTACTTTATGCAGTTTAATTTACACCCTGCCTGCCCATGCGCAAGACAGCACGCAGGTAAAGACCGATTCGGCCCAAACCATTCCCGACACTTTACTTTTCAGGATACAAAAAGCACAGGCGGCTATTACCGAAATTAATGCTACCAATAAACGGGGCTTCGGTATTCCGGCCATCAGTGACGGACTTGCTGCCGTAAAAAAAGATATAGCCCCGGTGAAGCGCGACCTGGACGCCGCCGGGAAACTTACCGATACCAAAAGCTTGTTGAGCTATAATCTGATTTTAAAAGATGCGTTAACTAAATTAACCGACTGGCGTAATACGCTTACCAAATACAACAATGATTTACAGCGCCTGGCTAATGAAGTAATTAAATTAAGCAACGACTCTGTGTTGATGGTAAATGCTGCTGATACTACCGAAAAGCGGCTTTATAATTCACAACTGGTTAATATTAAGCAAAGGCTGCAAAATGCAGGCAAAGGTACCACAGCTAAATTGGATACCGTGAGCCATTTACTGGCCGACGTTTCGGCTGAGTATATTACAGTTACAGATTTACAAAATTCTATTAACGACCACTTAAGGCAGTCAGGCCAAAGTGCGCTGAGCCGCGAGTCGCCTTACATATGGTCGGCACCAAGCACGGGCAATGGTAATAGTAGCGTGAGTGAGCTGATCCAGTCATCCTTTGAAGGGCAGAACAAAATACTGAGTTACTTTATCAGCAGTACTTGGGATAACCGCTTGCTGCTGCTGCTGATAGGCGTAGCCTTTTATGTATGGGTATACCGAAATTTTAAAAATGCCCGCAGGGCCGAACTGCAGCAAAGCATAGGCCCGCTCGATTTTACTTACATTAAGCCTTATCCGGTTATAGCAACCCTTATTGTGATGCTTAACCTTACCCCACTTTTTGAGCCGGATGCACCCTCAATGTATATTGAAATTACTCAGTTTTTGTTACTGGTAGTAATTACCATACATTTTTGGAAAACACTGCCCAAATCTGATTTAAATTACTGGTTGATTATTGTAGCCCTTTACATCGTCATCATTTTAACCAACATGGTAGTGCATGATGCCCTTTGGATGCGCTTGTGGCTGATAGCACTTAATTTAGGGTCGTTGTATATTGGTTATTACTTTTACAAAAAGCTGCTGCGAGCTAATATTACCGAGCGGTTAATTAAACCCATATTATTTATTTTTTGGGGACTTAATTTATTGTCGGTCGCGCTTAACATTTTTGGGCGCATTAGCCTGGCCAAGGTATTTAGCACTACGGCAATTATAGGACTTACCCAAATTATTGCGCTCGCCATATTTGTACAGGTACTTACCGACGCTCTTGAATTACAAATAAAAGTAGGCGCTAATAGCACCGGGCTTTTTTCGCGCATTAACTTAAGTACTACACGCAAATCCTTTAAGCGCATCTTATCTGTTGTTGCAGTAATACTCTGGCTATTGGTATTTCTGATTAACTTAAGTATTGCCGGTGGCGTATTTGCGCTTTTGCATACCCTGTTAAATAAAACACGAACTTTTGGCAGTGTAAGCTTTACACTGGGCAATGTGCTGTTCTTTGGGGTAATTATTTATGTAGCCAACATGCTGCAAAAACACATTGGCGTACTGTTTGGCGAAAACAATAACCTTAAGTTTGATGATAAAATAGAGCACAAAGGCTCTAAACTGGTGCTGGTACGGCTTGTCATCTTCATCATTGGTTTGCTGCTGGCCGTAACCGCATCAGGTATTGGTATTGATAAACTGACTGTTGTAGTAGGAGCGCTTAGTGTGGGGATTGGTTTGGGTATGCAAAACATCGTCAACAACTTTGTATCGGGCATTATCCTCATTTTTGAAAAACCGTTTCGCATTGGCGATTATATTGAACTGGCCGATAAAAAAGGCAAGGTTCAGGATATTGGTATCCGGTCCAGCAAAATGCTTACGCCGCAGGGCTCTGAAGTGATTATCCCCAACGGCGACCTCCTATCGGGCCGGTTAGTTAACTGGACTTTAAGCAACGACTACCTTAAAACGGAGCTGGTGTTTAAGGTAAATATTGCAACCGACCTGCAAGCCATCTTTAAAATTATTGAAGAAGAAGTAAGTAAAAGCGACAGCGTAGTTAGAAACCTTCCGCCCGAAATACTGGTGAATACTATTTTACTTGACGCCGTTGAACTTAAAGTACTGGTTTGGATTACCGATATTTACAGCGAAGCTTCCTTTAAAAGCGAACTTTATAAAAAACTACTGCTTAAGTTTGCTGAGTTACAAGTGAAGGTAATGTAG
- a CDS encoding DUF4112 domain-containing protein — protein sequence MANLSNNKPTVNLTGRLKWVERIAYLFDEQFRIPGTKFKFGLDPIINLLPVAGDAAGFMVGAALVLTMAKHGVSRKVLILMMLNLMIDGLIGSIPLIGQLFDFYYKSNTRNIKLLKEHYEEGKHQGRGTGTLIMIFIFLVVFMGLVLFLAVKLLSLLYHLIKG from the coding sequence GTGGCTAATCTTTCAAATAATAAACCGACTGTAAATCTTACCGGCCGCCTTAAATGGGTGGAGCGGATTGCTTATTTATTTGATGAGCAGTTTAGGATACCGGGCACTAAATTTAAATTTGGCCTCGATCCAATCATCAATTTATTGCCGGTGGCCGGTGATGCAGCAGGTTTTATGGTGGGCGCTGCTTTGGTGCTTACTATGGCTAAACATGGGGTAAGCCGTAAGGTGCTTATTTTAATGATGCTTAATTTAATGATTGATGGCTTGATAGGTTCAATCCCACTCATTGGGCAGCTTTTTGATTTTTACTATAAATCCAATACCCGAAACATTAAGCTGCTTAAAGAGCATTACGAAGAAGGCAAACACCAGGGCCGCGGGACCGGAACACTAATTATGATATTCATATTCCTGGTGGTATTTATGGGGTTAGTACTCTTCCTGGCTGTGAAATTGTTAAGTTTACTTTACCATTTGATTAAGGGCTGA
- a CDS encoding bifunctional 4-hydroxy-2-oxoglutarate aldolase/2-dehydro-3-deoxy-phosphogluconate aldolase: MKTKQEVLDSIIAQGMLPLFFYEDAATSVEVTRTLYKAGVRVFEYTNRGAAALENFKKLKELQQNEMPDLHLGIGTIKSVNDADAFINAGADFLVSPIVNPEVAKMAHDRNMLWIPGCMTPTEIYTAQCNDAALIKLFPANILGPGFLTAIKELFRDQLFMPTGGVELEAGNISTWFKAGVCAVGMGSKLISKKVLEEKQYDQLFTDTQKALELVKTSR, encoded by the coding sequence ATGAAAACGAAACAGGAAGTATTAGATAGCATTATTGCCCAGGGCATGCTGCCTTTGTTTTTTTACGAAGATGCAGCTACCAGCGTGGAGGTAACCCGTACTTTATATAAAGCCGGTGTGCGTGTATTTGAATACACCAACCGCGGCGCCGCAGCGCTCGAAAATTTTAAAAAATTAAAAGAGCTGCAGCAAAACGAAATGCCCGACCTGCACTTGGGTATAGGTACCATTAAATCAGTTAATGATGCTGACGCTTTTATCAATGCCGGTGCCGATTTCTTGGTGTCGCCCATTGTTAACCCCGAGGTAGCAAAAATGGCGCACGACCGCAATATGCTTTGGATACCTGGGTGTATGACACCTACCGAAATTTATACTGCGCAGTGCAATGATGCCGCGCTGATTAAGCTTTTCCCGGCCAATATATTAGGCCCCGGCTTTTTAACTGCCATTAAAGAACTGTTCCGCGACCAATTGTTTATGCCTACCGGTGGTGTAGAGTTAGAAGCAGGCAATATATCTACCTGGTTTAAAGCCGGCGTATGTGCCGTAGGGATGGGCAGCAAACTAATAAGCAAAAAAGTACTCGAAGAAAAGCAATACGACCAATTATTCACCGATACACAAAAAGCCTTGGAGCTGGTAAAAACCAGCCGGTAG
- the uxaC gene encoding glucuronate isomerase gives MKKFLDENFLLQTETAQRLYHEYAKGLPIIDYHCHLPPNEIAANLNFKNLTHAWLYGDHYKWRALRTNGVDESYITGTKSDAEKFEKWAATVPYTLRNPLYHWTHLELQRYFDTDEILSPDTATKIYDDCSAKLQTPEFAVQSLIKKMKVETICTTDDPLDNLEFHQQMAGSDVAKILPTFRPDKAMNADDTQALNAYINKLEEVANVSISDYDSYLAALKTRHDFFAAHGCKVSDHGLEHIYAENYTDEEVKAIFDKIRSGQALLPGEILKIKSALLIQFAIWDHEKGWVQQFHLGALRNNNTRLLTKLGPDTGFDSIGDFSQAANLSKFLNKLDTEDKLTKTIIYNLNPADNEMMAAMIGNFNDGTVAGKVQFGSGWWFLDQKDGMIRQMNALSNLGLISRFIGMLTDSRSFLSFPRHEYFRRIVCNLFAEDIENGELPNDIAWTGKIIQDICYYNAKNYFPF, from the coding sequence ATGAAAAAGTTTTTAGATGAGAATTTTTTGCTGCAAACCGAAACCGCGCAGCGCTTGTACCACGAGTATGCTAAAGGGCTGCCAATCATAGACTATCACTGTCACCTCCCGCCCAACGAAATTGCAGCAAACCTCAATTTTAAAAATTTAACTCATGCCTGGTTATACGGCGACCACTATAAATGGCGTGCGTTGCGTACCAATGGGGTAGACGAAAGCTATATTACAGGGACCAAAAGTGATGCCGAGAAGTTTGAAAAGTGGGCAGCTACGGTTCCATACACCCTGCGCAACCCATTGTACCACTGGACACATTTAGAGTTGCAGCGTTATTTTGATACCGACGAAATTTTGTCGCCTGATACCGCTACGAAAATATATGATGATTGCTCAGCCAAACTGCAAACACCAGAATTTGCGGTGCAAAGCTTAATCAAAAAAATGAAGGTAGAAACCATTTGTACTACCGATGACCCGCTGGATAATCTGGAGTTTCATCAGCAAATGGCGGGCAGCGATGTAGCTAAGATATTACCTACTTTCCGTCCGGACAAAGCCATGAACGCCGATGATACGCAGGCGCTTAACGCTTACATTAATAAGCTGGAAGAGGTTGCCAATGTGAGCATCAGTGATTATGACAGCTACCTGGCGGCATTAAAAACCCGTCATGATTTCTTCGCTGCCCATGGTTGTAAGGTATCTGACCATGGTTTAGAGCATATCTACGCTGAAAATTATACAGACGAAGAAGTTAAAGCGATATTTGATAAAATCCGTTCGGGCCAGGCTTTGCTTCCGGGCGAGATTTTAAAAATCAAATCGGCTTTACTCATCCAGTTCGCGATCTGGGATCACGAAAAAGGATGGGTTCAGCAATTTCACCTGGGGGCGTTACGTAACAACAATACCCGTTTGTTAACCAAGTTGGGTCCTGATACCGGTTTCGACTCTATCGGCGATTTTAGCCAGGCCGCTAACCTGTCAAAATTCCTGAACAAGTTAGATACCGAAGATAAACTGACTAAAACCATCATCTACAATCTTAACCCGGCCGATAACGAGATGATGGCTGCCATGATTGGTAACTTTAACGATGGTACCGTTGCTGGTAAAGTACAATTTGGCTCGGGCTGGTGGTTCCTGGATCAAAAAGATGGCATGATCAGGCAGATGAATGCGTTATCAAACTTAGGTTTAATCAGCCGCTTTATAGGTATGCTTACTGATTCGCGTAGCTTCTTATCGTTCCCGCGTCATGAGTATTTCCGCCGCATTGTATGTAACTTGTTTGCCGAAGATATTGAGAACGGCGAATTACCTAACGATATAGCATGGACCGGAAAAATTATCCAGGACATTTGTTATTATAACGCTAAAAATTACTTCCCGTTTTAA
- a CDS encoding MFS transporter: protein MSNLKMSNYRWTICALLFFATTINYLDRQVLSLLKPLLSKEFNWTDSDYGTIVGVFSLAYAFSMLFAGRIVDYLGTKTGYAWSIILWSVGAIIHAFAHLVPNSILGFSLGRTVLAAGESGNFPAAIKTTAEYFPKKDRALATGVFNSGANVGAILAPIVVPWIAVNWGWQWAFISIGALGFIWLIFWLVMYEIPSKNQKVNEAEYKYIHSDEIQQHEPIKVEKEDEGRKFTYSECLKYKQTWAFAFGKFMTDGVWWFYLFWLPAYFDSRYHMTGTSISLPIAILYTITMFGSIGGGAFPAYFINRGYDAYTGRMKAMFIIALFPLVVLLTPYLSEYSYWWAVALIAIGASAHQAWSANIFTTVGDMFPKKAIATITGIGGMAGGIGSFLLSKGGGMLFDHYKASGNISTGYSIMFVICAIAYVIAWVVMKALVPKMKPIEL, encoded by the coding sequence ATGAGTAACCTGAAAATGAGCAATTACCGCTGGACCATTTGTGCCCTGCTGTTTTTTGCCACTACTATTAATTACCTCGACCGCCAGGTGCTGAGCTTGTTAAAGCCTTTACTATCTAAAGAATTTAACTGGACCGACAGTGATTACGGTACTATTGTAGGGGTGTTTTCGCTGGCTTATGCATTTTCAATGCTGTTTGCCGGCCGCATAGTTGATTATTTGGGTACAAAAACTGGTTATGCATGGTCTATCATTCTTTGGTCTGTTGGTGCTATCATACATGCTTTTGCTCATTTAGTGCCAAACAGTATTTTGGGTTTCTCATTAGGGCGTACCGTGCTGGCCGCGGGCGAATCGGGTAACTTTCCGGCGGCTATTAAAACAACGGCCGAGTATTTTCCTAAAAAAGACCGGGCGCTGGCAACGGGTGTATTTAACTCCGGGGCCAATGTTGGTGCTATTTTAGCACCCATTGTAGTGCCATGGATTGCTGTTAACTGGGGCTGGCAGTGGGCTTTTATCAGTATAGGTGCGCTGGGCTTTATCTGGCTTATTTTTTGGTTGGTGATGTACGAAATACCTTCAAAAAACCAAAAAGTTAATGAAGCTGAGTACAAGTACATTCATAGTGATGAGATACAGCAACACGAACCTATCAAAGTTGAAAAAGAAGACGAGGGCAGAAAATTTACTTATAGTGAGTGCTTAAAGTACAAACAAACCTGGGCGTTTGCCTTTGGTAAGTTCATGACTGATGGTGTATGGTGGTTTTACCTGTTCTGGCTGCCGGCATACTTTGATTCCAGATACCACATGACCGGTACTTCTATTTCTTTGCCTATTGCTATTTTATATACCATTACCATGTTCGGCTCTATCGGCGGCGGCGCCTTTCCGGCCTATTTTATTAACAGAGGCTATGATGCGTACACCGGTCGTATGAAAGCTATGTTTATTATTGCACTTTTTCCGCTGGTGGTATTATTAACCCCTTACTTAAGCGAGTACAGTTATTGGTGGGCTGTAGCTTTAATTGCTATCGGTGCATCTGCTCACCAGGCATGGTCAGCCAATATTTTTACTACCGTTGGCGATATGTTTCCGAAAAAAGCCATTGCTACTATTACCGGTATTGGCGGTATGGCCGGGGGGATCGGTTCGTTTTTACTGAGTAAAGGCGGTGGTATGCTGTTTGACCATTACAAGGCCTCAGGTAACATCAGTACGGGCTACTCTATTATGTTTGTAATTTGTGCCATAGCCTACGTAATTGCATGGGTAGTTATGAAAGCGCTGGTACCTAAAATGAAGCCGATTGAGCTGTAA
- the rmuC gene encoding DNA recombination protein RmuC — protein sequence MSVGVLAIAVVILLIAVFLFVSKNKNSSDGISAGEFNQLKTDNEQLTINLRVAEERVKSAHAEKESITLLLKEENIKLADQLMFERQELAQVSQALESTRAYYKAQQEKLQEQKVEIEQTRQHFQREFENVAEKLLKEKSREFLDVNKNNLDYILSPLKENIKAFEDKVDKVYNMEAADRNTLKGVITQLMELNKQISSEAQNLTKALKGDTKKQGNWGEFILEKVLERSGLVKDREYRLQASHQAQDGTRFQPDVVIDLPDDKHLIIDSKVSLIAYERLVNCETEDERKLHARAHVESLRSHVQGLSAKNYHDLQKINSPDFVMLFVPIESSFSFAVQLDADLFNDAWDKRVVIVSPSTLLATLRTIASMWKQERQNRNVMEIARLSGEMYDKFVGFLTDMDGIGRNLKLSQDAYDKAINKLSDGRGNLTITAEKIKKLGAKANKQIESKYISEAEFLSESKTE from the coding sequence ATGAGTGTAGGGGTTTTGGCTATCGCCGTAGTGATATTATTGATTGCTGTTTTTTTATTTGTCAGTAAGAATAAAAATAGTTCTGACGGTATTTCGGCAGGCGAATTTAACCAGCTTAAAACAGACAACGAGCAACTGACTATAAACCTGCGGGTTGCCGAAGAGAGAGTTAAAAGCGCCCATGCCGAAAAAGAAAGTATTACCCTGCTACTGAAAGAAGAAAATATAAAACTGGCCGACCAGCTGATGTTCGAACGTCAGGAGTTGGCCCAGGTAAGCCAAGCCCTCGAAAGTACCCGCGCTTACTATAAGGCTCAGCAAGAAAAATTACAGGAGCAAAAGGTAGAAATTGAGCAAACCCGCCAGCATTTTCAGCGCGAATTTGAGAACGTGGCCGAGAAGCTGCTCAAAGAAAAATCGCGCGAGTTTCTGGATGTCAACAAAAATAACCTCGACTATATTCTGAGTCCGCTGAAAGAGAACATCAAGGCTTTTGAAGATAAGGTAGACAAGGTATACAACATGGAGGCCGCCGACCGTAACACTTTAAAAGGTGTTATTACGCAATTGATGGAGCTGAATAAGCAAATCAGCAGCGAAGCACAAAACCTGACCAAAGCCCTAAAAGGCGACACCAAAAAGCAGGGTAACTGGGGCGAGTTTATTTTAGAAAAAGTACTGGAACGCTCGGGTTTGGTGAAAGATCGCGAGTACCGTTTACAGGCCAGTCACCAGGCGCAGGATGGCACCCGCTTTCAGCCCGATGTGGTGATTGATTTACCGGATGATAAACACTTAATCATCGACTCTAAAGTATCACTGATTGCCTACGAGCGTCTGGTGAACTGCGAAACCGAAGATGAGCGTAAACTGCATGCACGGGCACACGTTGAGTCGTTGCGCAGCCATGTGCAGGGGCTGTCCGCTAAAAACTACCATGATTTACAAAAAATCAACTCGCCCGATTTTGTAATGTTGTTCGTCCCAATCGAATCATCATTTAGTTTTGCCGTGCAATTAGATGCCGATTTGTTTAATGATGCCTGGGACAAGCGCGTAGTAATTGTAAGCCCGTCTACACTGCTGGCCACCCTGCGCACCATTGCCAGCATGTGGAAACAAGAACGCCAAAACCGAAACGTGATGGAAATAGCGCGATTGAGCGGCGAGATGTACGACAAGTTTGTAGGCTTTTTAACCGATATGGACGGCATTGGCCGTAACCTTAAACTCAGCCAGGATGCTTATGACAAAGCTATCAATAAACTCAGCGATGGCCGTGGCAACCTTACTATCACCGCCGAAAAAATTAAGAAGTTAGGTGCCAAGGCCAATAAGCAAATTGAAAGCAAATACATCAGCGAGGCCGAGTTTTTGTCTGAAAGCAAAACAGAATAA
- the dtd gene encoding D-aminoacyl-tRNA deacylase has protein sequence MRAVLQRVTSASCTVDGQITGQIDTGFLVLLGVEDTDTAEDAQWLSQKIVGMRVFSDENGLMNKGLADVDGNILLISQFTLFAQTKKGNRPSFIRAARPDKAIPLYEKMIELLNTLTGKTTATGIFGADMKISLVNDGPVTITMDTKNRE, from the coding sequence ATGCGGGCAGTATTACAGCGTGTAACCAGCGCATCATGCACAGTTGACGGACAGATAACCGGGCAAATTGACACCGGTTTTTTGGTATTATTAGGAGTTGAGGATACCGACACTGCCGAAGATGCACAATGGCTGTCTCAGAAAATTGTGGGCATGCGGGTATTTAGTGATGAAAACGGTCTGATGAATAAAGGACTGGCCGACGTTGACGGCAATATACTGCTGATATCGCAGTTTACGCTGTTTGCTCAAACCAAAAAGGGTAACCGCCCATCGTTTATCCGAGCCGCAAGACCAGATAAAGCCATACCACTTTACGAAAAGATGATTGAATTGCTGAATACACTCACCGGTAAAACTACAGCCACCGGGATTTTTGGTGCAGATATGAAAATAAGCCTGGTAAATGATGGGCCGGTCACTATTACCATGGATACCAAAAACCGCGAGTAA
- a CDS encoding sugar kinase codes for MSELTSKDYTTGAVLNFGELLLRITPDAQGDWLQQNSLPVFVGGAELNVATALALWDVPSRYFTALPKNGMSAQIVSFLEDKDIDTSSIFYHGNRVGLYFLTKGQDLKHDALIYDRAYSAFAELTPGQVDWDAVLDGVTWFHFSAICPAISQNAADVCKEVLEAASKKGITISVDLNYRAKLWKYGKEPVEVMPELAQYCDLIMGNVWAAERMLGTSVSPDVTESGQKSLYVKEAQNSSEAIIKQFPKCKAVANTFRFDANNTDVQYYTVLYTDGKPYLSGEYAAATIIDKVGSGDCYMAGLIYGFYNGLDPQQTVNFATAAAFTKLFVNSDATNKTVEEIEKEIK; via the coding sequence ATGAGCGAATTAACCAGTAAAGATTATACAACAGGAGCTGTTTTAAACTTTGGCGAATTGCTGTTGCGCATCACACCAGATGCTCAGGGCGATTGGCTGCAGCAAAACAGCTTGCCTGTTTTTGTAGGTGGTGCCGAGCTAAATGTGGCTACGGCATTAGCCTTATGGGATGTGCCTTCGCGCTATTTTACGGCTCTGCCTAAAAATGGCATGTCGGCGCAAATTGTGAGCTTTTTAGAAGATAAAGATATTGATACGTCTTCTATCTTTTACCACGGCAACCGTGTTGGATTGTACTTTTTAACCAAAGGGCAGGACTTAAAACATGATGCCCTGATTTACGACCGCGCTTATTCGGCCTTTGCCGAGTTAACGCCCGGACAGGTTGATTGGGATGCCGTGCTGGATGGCGTAACCTGGTTTCACTTCAGTGCCATATGTCCGGCCATCAGTCAAAACGCGGCCGACGTTTGCAAGGAAGTATTAGAGGCCGCATCTAAAAAAGGCATTACTATTTCGGTGGATTTAAACTACCGTGCAAAATTATGGAAGTATGGTAAAGAGCCGGTTGAGGTAATGCCCGAACTGGCGCAGTATTGCGACCTAATTATGGGCAACGTTTGGGCCGCCGAACGTATGTTGGGTACGTCGGTAAGTCCGGATGTTACCGAGTCGGGCCAAAAAAGCCTGTATGTTAAAGAAGCTCAAAATAGTTCAGAGGCTATCATTAAGCAATTCCCTAAGTGTAAAGCCGTAGCTAATACATTTAGGTTTGATGCTAACAATACGGATGTACAGTACTATACGGTGTTGTATACTGATGGCAAACCTTACCTATCGGGCGAGTATGCCGCCGCAACCATTATTGATAAAGTAGGTAGCGGCGATTGCTATATGGCAGGCCTTATTTATGGCTTTTACAACGGTTTGGATCCTCAGCAAACCGTAAATTTCGCTACTGCGGCTGCTTTCACTAAGCTTTTTGTAAACAGCGATGCCACTAACAAAACCGTTGAGGAAATCGAAAAAGAAATTAAGTAA
- a CDS encoding NADP-dependent glyceraldehyde-3-phosphate dehydrogenase codes for MSFKDELNSLFVDESQIPAEYRIEELHQREYLVNGEMKPWDGEVSEVYSPICIPGPDGLQRKLIGSYPLGTEKEAMDALEAAETAYNNGRGEWPTMSVANRIKCMQKFVYKMVEQRDLVIKLIMWEIGKSLADSTKEFDRTVDYINLTIDALKDTDRQSSRFEIAEGVVAQTRRSPIGVVLCMGPFNYPLNETFTTLIPAIIMGNTILFKPPKHGTLVHYPLLRAFQESFPKGVVNTVYGRGANVTPGLMATGRINVLAFIGSSKVANDLKKRHPKINRLRAVLSLDAKNAAIVTKSADLNVAVSECILGSLSFNGQRCTAIKIIHVHKDVADEFLKLLSEGIAKMKFGLPWTKGVSLTPVAEPGKPAYLKECIDDASANGAHVVNENGGENLASFVFPAVVYPVNEKMKLYREEQFGPVIPVIPFQNIEEPIQYQIDSPHGMQVSIFSTDAQETANLIDPFVNLVSRVNINAQCQRGPDVFPFTGRKDSAEGTLSVHDALRSFSIRSLVATKMNDANKQLLNEIVNNHDSNFLSTNYIF; via the coding sequence ATGAGTTTCAAAGACGAGCTTAACAGCTTATTTGTTGATGAAAGCCAGATTCCGGCCGAGTACCGGATTGAGGAACTGCATCAGCGTGAGTATTTGGTTAACGGCGAAATGAAACCTTGGGACGGTGAAGTAAGCGAGGTTTATTCGCCTATTTGTATACCCGGTCCTGATGGTTTGCAGCGTAAGCTGATTGGCAGTTATCCGCTGGGTACCGAAAAAGAAGCCATGGATGCCTTAGAGGCAGCCGAAACAGCTTATAATAACGGCCGCGGCGAGTGGCCTACCATGAGCGTAGCCAACCGTATTAAGTGCATGCAAAAGTTTGTGTACAAAATGGTGGAGCAGCGCGATTTGGTGATTAAACTGATTATGTGGGAAATTGGTAAGTCGCTGGCCGACTCTACCAAGGAGTTTGACCGTACGGTTGACTACATCAATTTAACCATTGATGCCTTGAAAGATACCGACCGCCAGTCATCCCGGTTTGAAATTGCTGAAGGGGTAGTGGCGCAAACCCGCCGTTCGCCTATAGGCGTGGTGTTATGTATGGGCCCGTTCAATTACCCGCTGAACGAAACCTTTACTACCCTGATTCCGGCCATCATTATGGGTAATACCATTTTATTTAAACCACCAAAGCATGGTACTTTAGTACATTATCCATTATTACGTGCCTTCCAGGAATCGTTTCCTAAAGGTGTGGTTAATACAGTTTACGGCCGTGGGGCTAATGTAACGCCGGGCTTAATGGCTACCGGTCGTATCAACGTACTGGCATTCATCGGCTCAAGCAAAGTAGCTAATGATTTGAAAAAACGTCATCCAAAAATTAACCGCCTACGTGCAGTATTAAGTTTAGATGCGAAAAATGCCGCCATTGTAACCAAGAGTGCCGATCTTAATGTTGCCGTTAGTGAGTGTATTTTAGGTTCATTGTCTTTTAACGGACAGCGCTGTACAGCTATCAAAATCATCCATGTACATAAAGATGTAGCCGATGAGTTTTTGAAGTTATTGAGTGAAGGCATAGCAAAAATGAAGTTTGGCTTACCGTGGACAAAAGGTGTAAGCCTTACCCCGGTAGCTGAGCCCGGAAAACCAGCCTACTTAAAAGAATGCATTGATGATGCCTCAGCCAATGGAGCACACGTAGTGAACGAAAATGGCGGAGAAAATTTAGCTTCATTTGTATTCCCTGCCGTAGTTTATCCGGTTAACGAAAAAATGAAGTTGTACCGCGAGGAACAGTTCGGTCCGGTTATCCCGGTTATTCCTTTTCAAAATATTGAGGAACCGATACAATACCAGATTGACTCGCCGCATGGTATGCAGGTTAGTATATTTAGTACGGATGCACAGGAAACAGCTAACCTGATTGACCCGTTTGTAAACCTGGTAAGCCGCGTTAACATTAACGCACAGTGCCAGCGTGGTCCGGATGTGTTTCCGTTTACCGGCCGTAAAGATAGTGCCGAAGGTACGCTTTCGGTGCATGATGCCCTGCGCTCGTTCTCTATCCGTTCACTGGTAGCCACTAAAATGAATGATGCCAACAAGCAGTTATTAAACGAGATTGTAAACAATCACGATAGCAATTTCCTGAGCACGAATTACATTTTCTAA